In Candidatus Poribacteria bacterium, a single genomic region encodes these proteins:
- a CDS encoding ABC transporter permease subunit — MLHTLIRQELVGHLMSARFLAAVVITLLLVVANTVVLIDAHENRVASYSQQAKVHREKAVEAETYSQLELFVERPPNPLSLLSAGLEKRLGTTVEIYHGEVPTISSVSARNLENPYLNLFSQIDLVSIFQVVLSLLALLFAYDAIAGDWESGTLRLVISHPVRRGTILFAKYLAAMVCLLLPVLMSLLIVMLQLSLASSIQLDATDFLRVGGIVGTTIVYLSVFYLIGLLISTMTRRTATSLMLCMFLWVVLVLVYPNWSRFTLNPVGDMRAERQSANQQINQIWEEVEREEQRFLANSPLEGEPPRFNIGYSGSSSSSDRRYGFNMIKVNADSEPSLPHFQNYQAFIGTTHIRAAEKAGLINEQRLARTTIRQATWDERLMKFSPASLYTFATSAWAGTDMNGMLDFVGAVQAYRQILIDYLHDKDAFASRRWFASDQGAVDWWDLPQFRFARADVSENAQRALPDVSILFLMNLVLFMVSFLIFIRVEV, encoded by the coding sequence ATGTTACACACCCTAATACGCCAAGAACTCGTGGGACATTTGATGAGCGCGCGGTTTTTAGCCGCCGTTGTGATTACGCTCCTGCTCGTTGTCGCCAATACCGTTGTGCTGATTGACGCTCACGAAAACCGAGTCGCGAGTTACAGCCAACAAGCGAAAGTCCATCGTGAGAAAGCGGTAGAGGCAGAAACCTATTCGCAGTTAGAACTTTTCGTTGAACGCCCCCCGAATCCGCTTAGCCTTTTGAGTGCAGGATTAGAGAAGCGTCTCGGGACAACCGTTGAAATTTATCACGGCGAGGTACCGACGATTTCAAGCGTCTCCGCACGAAACTTGGAGAACCCGTACCTAAATCTTTTTTCTCAGATCGATCTGGTGTCTATCTTTCAAGTGGTGCTAAGTCTACTCGCCCTGCTTTTCGCTTACGATGCAATCGCAGGCGATTGGGAAAGCGGCACCTTGCGTCTGGTTATCTCGCATCCGGTCCGACGAGGGACGATTCTATTTGCCAAATATCTCGCCGCGATGGTGTGTCTGCTGCTGCCTGTGCTGATGAGCTTACTGATAGTGATGCTTCAGCTTTCCCTCGCCAGTTCGATTCAGCTGGATGCAACAGATTTTCTGAGGGTTGGTGGAATCGTCGGTACTACAATTGTCTACTTATCTGTTTTTTATCTGATTGGACTGTTGATTTCCACTATGACCCGCCGCACGGCTACGTCCCTGATGCTCTGTATGTTTCTATGGGTCGTTTTGGTACTTGTTTATCCGAACTGGAGTCGATTTACCCTTAATCCCGTGGGCGATATGCGCGCAGAAAGACAATCCGCGAATCAACAGATTAATCAAATTTGGGAAGAAGTCGAACGGGAAGAACAACGGTTCTTAGCCAACAGTCCGCTTGAGGGGGAACCGCCTCGGTTTAATATCGGTTATTCAGGATCATCATCTTCTTCCGACAGAAGATATGGGTTTAACATGATCAAAGTGAACGCCGATTCAGAACCGAGTCTCCCGCATTTCCAAAACTATCAAGCGTTCATCGGTACAACGCACATCCGCGCAGCAGAAAAGGCAGGATTGATAAACGAACAACGCTTGGCACGAACCACCATTCGACAAGCAACATGGGATGAACGGTTGATGAAATTCAGCCCAGCAAGCCTCTATACCTTTGCAACTTCCGCCTGGGCAGGCACGGATATGAATGGCATGTTAGATTTCGTCGGCGCAGTCCAGGCATACCGCCAGATACTGATTGACTATTTGCACGATAAAGACGCGTTTGCGAGTCGACGCTGGTTTGCTTCTGACCAAGGTGCAGTAGATTGGTGGGATTTGCCGCAGTTTCGCTTCGCGCGGGCGGATGTCTCCGAAAACGCACAACGCGCCCTGCCAGATGTATCAATTCTTTTCCTCATGAATCTGGTGCTGTTTATGGTAAGCTTTCTGATTTTTATCAGAGTTGAAGTTTAA
- a CDS encoding RNA polymerase sigma factor codes for MQNDAELIRRTLDGDETAFTTLVKKHQKHVHALAWRKIGDFHIAEDITQETFLKVHQNLATLKELERFPGWLYVIVTRCCIARLRKKRLHAQLVEDIDLMRKGKDTYSQHVADEQAKTVTEAQREVVKKLLAKLQESDRTIITLYYFGEMTCEEISKFLGVSANTIKSRLSRARQRLKKEEPLIQEALSTFQISPNLTENIIQAVKDKGGGIKPAPPKGNTPQLPWAVTASTAIVALLILGMGNEYITYFQHPYSLDATSEMRIDIVEAPAAPMRQVKPAVKTQLGRTDTPGRNTGSSPGADTHRMAALEAKDPEVLTEETQQTQMEVLDFFRMPESGHLDYTVVHIDATAFEDGGMLTIDIRVGSGEAAGSFDLFDGDSKLPRGGIRRSSDALAHQWGIPPGGTGTITYQFDKGQAFRLGAASDWQSEKGSTNAFYAQISIR; via the coding sequence ATGCAAAATGACGCTGAATTAATTCGCCGCACACTTGATGGCGATGAAACCGCTTTCACCACGCTCGTGAAAAAACACCAGAAACACGTCCACGCCCTCGCGTGGCGCAAAATTGGGGACTTCCATATCGCTGAAGATATTACGCAAGAGACCTTTCTGAAAGTCCATCAAAATCTGGCAACCCTGAAAGAACTGGAGCGATTTCCGGGATGGCTATATGTGATTGTGACCCGGTGCTGCATTGCGCGGCTCCGGAAGAAACGGCTGCATGCCCAACTCGTGGAGGATATTGACCTTATGAGAAAAGGAAAAGACACCTATTCCCAACATGTGGCAGATGAGCAAGCAAAAACAGTAACTGAAGCACAGCGAGAAGTCGTCAAAAAATTGCTTGCCAAATTACAAGAGAGCGATCGCACCATCATAACACTTTACTACTTCGGAGAGATGACGTGTGAAGAAATTAGCAAGTTTCTGGGGGTATCCGCCAATACGATTAAGAGTCGGCTCAGTCGCGCCCGTCAACGTTTGAAGAAGGAAGAACCCTTGATTCAAGAGGCACTCAGCACCTTCCAGATCTCTCCAAATTTGACTGAGAACATCATACAAGCCGTGAAAGACAAAGGAGGCGGCATCAAACCTGCACCACCGAAAGGAAACACGCCCCAGCTCCCTTGGGCAGTAACCGCTTCAACTGCTATCGTGGCACTGCTGATCCTCGGAATGGGCAATGAATATATAACCTATTTCCAGCACCCCTACAGTTTAGACGCGACTTCGGAGATGAGAATTGACATCGTAGAGGCACCTGCGGCACCTATGAGGCAGGTTAAACCCGCCGTGAAAACCCAACTCGGTCGCACAGATACACCGGGAAGAAACACCGGATCCAGTCCAGGGGCAGATACCCACCGAATGGCAGCTCTCGAAGCAAAAGACCCGGAAGTGCTAACAGAAGAAACACAGCAGACGCAGATGGAGGTATTGGACTTTTTTCGGATGCCGGAAAGCGGGCATCTGGACTATACCGTTGTCCACATTGATGCCACAGCGTTTGAAGACGGCGGGATGTTAACGATTGACATTCGCGTCGGTAGCGGCGAAGCAGCGGGTTCATTCGACCTATTTGATGGCGACAGCAAACTTCCAAGGGGAGGCATACGTAGATCAAGCGATGCGCTTGCACATCAGTGGGGAATCCCACCCGGTGGTACAGGAACAATCACCTATCAATTTGACAAGGGGCAAGCCTTTCGATTGGGAGCTGCAAGCGATTGGCAGAGCGAAAAAGGAAGTACCAACGCCTTTTACGCACAAATTTCCATTCGGTAA
- a CDS encoding ABC transporter permease translates to MLMTLIRKEIMHHILSARFVALLVMCILLIPLNLHINYHHYLKRQVDYQETLKDENNKDSADQPWKQRKITDPNLEVSKLLLKPTPLSVFATGLESALPSYLGMTRNGITRGEAALSTAPIAFLLGHLDFVFVVSTVFSLLALLFTFDAVAGEREAGTLRITLANALPRDVFLWSKLIGGYLVFIVPFLISLIIGLLVIVWQGFPLAEPAIFPRVLGLGLVSLLYIGVFFIIGAVISIYFDSSKTALIVAFTVWVFAVLILPRVGFLAAQIVAPTSTAESVYREKAAQRAELHAALEMKRGEILGRLIREANAIPQGKNTTGVFQIGSDSLDKMNEEMAPLEEEARVKYRDLATQLDRRYQQARKYQDELGINFSRITPTSSFIFLATDATQTGQVKRNTYFQTGTRYYEVLDAEMFSKMSEAALVETEEIPSPSTPPPIKELTLEETFQHAAIDLLLLCFFAIVFTTVAFLKFFRLDI, encoded by the coding sequence ATGCTAATGACGCTAATCCGAAAAGAGATTATGCATCATATTTTGAGTGCCCGGTTCGTTGCCCTGCTTGTGATGTGTATATTGCTCATACCGCTCAATCTCCATATCAATTACCATCATTATCTCAAACGCCAAGTTGACTATCAAGAAACCCTCAAAGACGAAAACAATAAAGATTCGGCAGATCAACCTTGGAAACAAAGAAAGATAACAGACCCGAATCTTGAAGTTTCCAAACTGCTTCTTAAACCGACCCCTTTAAGTGTATTTGCAACTGGTTTAGAATCCGCCCTCCCGAGTTACCTCGGCATGACACGCAACGGAATAACGCGGGGGGAAGCGGCACTCTCTACAGCACCAATAGCCTTTCTTTTGGGGCATCTTGACTTCGTGTTCGTCGTCAGCACCGTCTTCAGTCTCCTCGCGCTTCTGTTTACCTTCGATGCCGTCGCAGGCGAGCGAGAGGCAGGAACGCTTCGGATAACCCTCGCCAATGCCCTCCCGCGCGATGTCTTTTTATGGAGTAAACTCATTGGCGGGTACCTCGTATTTATCGTTCCGTTCTTAATCTCTCTCATCATCGGCTTGCTTGTGATCGTTTGGCAAGGATTTCCGTTAGCCGAACCCGCTATCTTTCCGCGCGTCCTCGGTCTCGGTCTCGTCTCACTGCTCTATATTGGTGTCTTTTTTATCATCGGGGCGGTAATTTCAATCTATTTTGACAGTTCCAAGACAGCCCTCATCGTCGCCTTCACCGTTTGGGTGTTCGCTGTCCTAATTTTACCGCGTGTCGGGTTTCTCGCGGCACAAATCGTCGCGCCGACTTCAACGGCAGAGAGCGTCTACAGGGAAAAGGCAGCGCAGCGGGCAGAATTGCATGCCGCCTTGGAAATGAAAAGAGGCGAAATCTTGGGTAGACTTATACGAGAAGCAAATGCCATACCACAAGGGAAGAATACAACAGGCGTTTTTCAAATAGGGTCGGACTCTCTTGACAAAATGAACGAGGAGATGGCACCTCTTGAAGAAGAGGCTCGGGTAAAATATCGCGACCTCGCAACGCAGCTTGATAGGCGTTACCAGCAAGCAAGAAAATACCAAGATGAACTCGGCATAAACTTTTCCCGAATCACACCTACGTCCTCCTTCATTTTTCTCGCAACAGATGCCACACAAACCGGTCAAGTGAAAAGAAACACCTATTTTCAAACAGGAACTCGCTACTATGAGGTGCTCGATGCAGAAATGTTCAGCAAAATGTCAGAGGCTGCGCTTGTTGAAACAGAAGAAATCCCGTCCCCATCGACACCTCCACCGATCAAGGAACTGACCTTAGAAGAAACATTCCAGCACGCCGCTATAGATTTACTATTGCTCTGTTTCTTCGCAATCGTGTTTACGACGGTAGCGTTTCTGAAATTTTTCAGGTTGGATATTTGA